The genome window ACTCAAGCGAGGCAGAAATCACTGAGGACCTGCCAAAGACCAAAAAGTCTAAAACGGCCAAGAAAAGTGAGTCCAAACTCCACAAAAAAGACCTCGAAAGCTTGAAAGAAATCGATCCTGAATTCTACAATTTCCTGCAACAAAACGACAAGAAACTGCTTGATTTTGCCCTGGAAGACAGCGACGGAGAGGAAGCAGAAAGCGATGGCGAAGCCGAGGACCAACCAGGCAAAGACGATGATGAAGAAATGGTTCATAAACCGAGTGGAGAGCTAGAAGTGGCCAGCGATGAAAGTGATTTCCACGACAGcgatgacgacgatgatgaGGACGGCAAGCCCGAATCGAAAGTGGTCACCCTGAAGCTCCTCAGACAATGGCAATCTGACTTGCAAGGAAGCAAAGTCAAAGCCGCAACAATCCGGAATGCAATGCAAGCATTCAGCGCAGCGCTCGCAAGCGTATCCGACGGGGAGAAAGGAAAAACCACATACAAAGTCGAGGGTGCGGCTGCATTCAACGGCGTCATCCAGCTTTGCGTCCTGCACCTCCAGCCGGCAATCCACAGATTCTTGGGCATGCATGAGAAATCACAACTTCCAATCcacaaatccaagaattttaagaGAGTTCGGGCTCCCTTAAAGACATACCTCATCGAATTGTCGCTGATAGTCGAGCACGTTTCGAGCAGCAACATTTTGCGAGTTATCCTGAAACATCTGCATCAAGTGGGCATTATGTTGATGTCGTTCCCCTGGCAAGTAACCAAACCGATCTTGAAGCGCTTGGTCGTTTTGTGGAGTACAGCGGAAGAGGAGACAGTCCGCGTGTTAGCGTTTCTGTGCATCCTGAAAATAACGCGCAACCAACAGAAGACAATGTTGAATAACGTTTTGAAGGCAATGTACCTTGCCTACGTACGGAACTCGAAGTTTGTGAGCCCAAACACATTGGCTAACATAAATTTCATGCGTCGGTCGCTAGTGGAGATGTTCGCCTTAGATTTGAACACAACTTACCAACACGCCTTTTTATACATCCGCCAGTTGGCCATCTACCTCCGAAACGCTGTGATCCTGAAGAAGAAGGACAGCTTCCGAGCTATCTACAATTGGCAATACGTCAACTCAATCCGATTGTGGGCCGACCTCCTCGGGGCTACCGCACACAAGCCGCAACTGCAGCCTCTGGTTTACCCCCTCATCAGCATCACGACTGGAGTAGTCAAGTTGATTCCCACTGCGCAGTATTTCCCTCTGCGCTTCCACTGCATTCAAGCTTTGATATCGCTCCAGAAACGTTCAAACACCTTCATCCCTATTTTGCCCTTCATTCTGGAGGTCCTGAACAGCAACGAATTCAACAAGAAACACACAATCGTCTCTATGAAACCGATGTCTTTCGCGTGCGTTATCCGCCTGAATAAACCTCAATTGGCCGAAAATGGTTTCCGCGACGAAGTCGTCGAGCAAGTGTGCGGTCTCATGCTCGAGTACCTTGCACACGAGTCCTGTTCACTGGCCTACCCAGATCTAGTTGTTCCATGCGTTCTCGCTCTCAAACAATATctgaaaatctgcaaaaatgcCAACTACTCCCGAAAACTGAAACAATTGTTGGACAAGATCGTGGAAAACTCGAAGTTCGTCGAACAGGAACGAAAGAAAGTCAATTTCGGGTTGCAGGATCGTAACTTGGTGACGTCTTGGGAAACTCAACTGAGGAACAAAGGCACTCCATTGGATGTGTACTACTCCAGCTGGGTGAAAGCTCATGAAATGAAACGGAAACGACAGGCCGCCAATACCGATGACATCAATGACTTCGATATTCCCAAGATAAAGAGGAAGAAGGGCGAGAAGCAAAGCGAAGGCGACGATGGACCTGTCGAACTGTTCCCATCTGGCAGcgaggatgaaggcgaggtaAACGGCGATGCagaaaaggcgaagaaggaaaagaagagcAAAAATAAGTTGAAGGAGAAGAAGGCCAAGGTTCCGGAACCTGAAGCGGAAAGTGAAGCCGAAGAGGAAGACGATAACGTTGAAGATGTTGATATTGTAAAAGATTTAGATTTGAATGATTGGTAAATAAAGTATTTTtaagaaaacaaatttcaaatcatttttcTTTGGTAGTTGCAAATTTGATCCAATCTATCCCGAAGGTAAAATTAGAGAGAAAAATAAGGGAGGAAATAGACAAAGCTATCTAGCTTGATtgtttttttagtaaaaaaaagTGCCCCACTCTATTTCTTGCTCTGCATGGGATAGACCTCAATGCCCCAAACTATCAGTTCATGAACTGTCTGGCACCACCTACAGCTGATGTGCAAATGTTGACACCAAATCTTCTTCAACTGACGGACTCTCCAGAGTACATCCACCACAATGTTGTCTACACCAATTAAGTGACACCCATGATAATTTGGGTGATGAAACCAATGTTTCGAAAATCCAAGATTAAACACTTTTCAGGCTAGGACCTTCACCTCAGTTGACACGGCAAGACGGAccctggtcctgtcgagaaatgggcaagcacGGTGTCAGGAAGCAAGCAAATTAGTCCAGAACAAAATTCATGTCtgtacgctaaatattggtaccgtCACTAGAAACACATTGATATCTGTCAAAAGCTGCGCAATAGACAACAgcgcattttttttattttgttatcgAGATTGCCACCTCTGTTTccatgatgtcattaaagaaatcgaatgATTTATAATGACCGattgatgaagctcatcatgcgattcacttcttcattgcatatgcaccacagacaggtcgatctaACGCTGAGAAAGATACCTCCTGGCAACTATCCGACACAAAAACTTGTAATGTGCCTGCCGATGACGATATATATCACAGTCCAGCACAATGTTCAAATTCAGAATGTCGGAACTACTTTCGCACGATCACTCATGAGGAAACACCATAAAAAAAGTTGCCATCtccatattgcatttctggatctagagaaagcgtctgAAGAGTGTGGC of Hermetia illucens chromosome 4, iHerIll2.2.curated.20191125, whole genome shotgun sequence contains these proteins:
- the LOC119654557 gene encoding nucleolar complex protein 2 homolog, with translation MKVKSKGPVVAARPKSLDMKKKPKKPFSNGVSKGEVNDPVPAKPKILKPEKEAKAKQLKKEKKTKPKENGATIKDEKDSSEAEITEDLPKTKKSKTAKKSESKLHKKDLESLKEIDPEFYNFLQQNDKKLLDFALEDSDGEEAESDGEAEDQPGKDDDEEMVHKPSGELEVASDESDFHDSDDDDDEDGKPESKVVTLKLLRQWQSDLQGSKVKAATIRNAMQAFSAALASVSDGEKGKTTYKVEGAAAFNGVIQLCVLHLQPAIHRFLGMHEKSQLPIHKSKNFKRVRAPLKTYLIELSLIVEHVSSSNILRVILKHLHQVGIMLMSFPWQVTKPILKRLVVLWSTAEEETVRVLAFLCILKITRNQQKTMLNNVLKAMYLAYVRNSKFVSPNTLANINFMRRSLVEMFALDLNTTYQHAFLYIRQLAIYLRNAVILKKKDSFRAIYNWQYVNSIRLWADLLGATAHKPQLQPLVYPLISITTGVVKLIPTAQYFPLRFHCIQALISLQKRSNTFIPILPFILEVLNSNEFNKKHTIVSMKPMSFACVIRLNKPQLAENGFRDEVVEQVCGLMLEYLAHESCSLAYPDLVVPCVLALKQYLKICKNANYSRKLKQLLDKIVENSKFVEQERKKVNFGLQDRNLVTSWETQLRNKGTPLDVYYSSWVKAHEMKRKRQAANTDDINDFDIPKIKRKKGEKQSEGDDGPVELFPSGSEDEGEVNGDAEKAKKEKKSKNKLKEKKAKVPEPEAESEAEEEDDNVEDVDIVKDLDLNDW